One Setaria viridis chromosome 7, Setaria_viridis_v4.0, whole genome shotgun sequence genomic region harbors:
- the LOC117864446 gene encoding SWI/SNF complex subunit SWI3C homolog codes for MPRKASSNSDARAKWRKRKRAAASPSPSKQQADHSDDSDSAAAANGDEDATRGAFANGGGGTLAAGGGGDDDPVLDLRGAEVLSSPAEPVSVFPAAVRRAVGRPHPSVLAVIDAERAAAGADGAPAAVATVPFLENISHGQLQVISAMLPDHPSLSYDPDKPSTYVCTPPPLMEGCGVHKQFYGKLHIVPRHSDWFVPTTVHRLERQVVPQYFSGKSQGQTPEKYMMLRNRVIAKYLERPGKRLVFAECQGLVTSTPELYDLSRIVRFLESWGIINYLATGSVHRGLRMAASLIKEETTGELHLVSAPMKSIDGLILFDRPKCSIRADDIASAVSTSSAPVVANGDANSANLDDKIWERLSETSCSFCSQPLPSLHYESQKEADIALCSDCFHNSRFVTGHSSLDFQRVDGMKDRSDTDGDRWTDQETLLLLEGIEKYNDNWNHIAGHVGTKSKAQCIQHFICLPVEDGLLENIEVPEASLPSRMQSNGFLNSDSNGSTSGCLPQSSQPGNQIPFINSANPVMSLVAFLASEVGPRVAAACASAALSVLTRDDSRMCSEGIDGVGHAAHLNYGPSSSISPETVKHAAMCGLSAAATKSKLFADQEEREIQRLAATIINHQLKRLELKLKQFAEVETMLLKESERFELTRQQLAAQRVRILSTRLPSSGGTLPGGGSTMVSNPMNQAAGLRPPMMQGSMPQSSMPAMYANHMQGHPQMAALLQQRQQMLSFGPRLPLSAIHPGTSSSSAPSMMFNPGMPNSSAPNHHPLLRPPSGNNSNVG; via the exons atgcCGCGCAAGGCCTCCTCCAACTCAG ATGCGCGGGCCAAGTGGAGGAAGCGgaagcgcgccgccgccagcccttCCCCGTCCAAGCAGCAGGCCGACCACTCCGACGATTCCgactccgccgcggccgcgaacGGCGACGAGGACGCGACTCGCGGCGCCTTTGCCAACGGGGGCGGAGGAACCctagctgccggcggcggcggcgatgacgacCCCGTGCTCGACCTCCGCGGGGCGGAGGTGCTTTCCTCTCCTGCCGAGCCGGTCTCCGttttccccgccgccgtccgccgcgccgtcggCCGGCCTCACCCCTCGGTGCTTGCTGTCATCGACGCGGAGCGCGCGGCGGCTGGTGCCGACGGTGCTCCGGCCGCCGTAGCCACGGTACCCTTTCTCGAGAACATTTCGCACGGTCAGCTCCAGGTGATCTCGGCGATGCTGCCTGACCATCCGTCCCTGTCCTACGACCCTGACAAGCCGTCCACGTATGTCTGCACCCCGCCTCCACTCATGGAGGGATGTGGAGTGCACAAGCAGTTCTACGGCAAACTTCACATCGTGCCCAGGCACTCAG ATTGGTTCGTGCCAACAACGGTGCACAGGTTGGAGAGGCAGGTTGTGCCACAATACTTCTCTGGAAAATCCCAGGGGCAAACACCGGAGAAGTACATGATGTTGAGGAATAGGGTGATTGCGAAGTATTTGGAACGACCTGGGAAAAGActcgtgtttgccgagtgccagggacTTGTCACAAGCACACCTGAATTGTATGATCTGAGTAGGATAGTTAGGTTCTTGGAATCTTGGGGGATCATTAATTACCTTGCAACAGGGTCTGTGCACCGTGGCCTCAGGATGGCAGCATCACTAATCAAGGAGGAGACAACAGGGGAGCTGCATCTGGTATCTGCACCTATGAAATCGATTGATGGTTTGATTCTGTTTGATCGGCCAAAATGCAGTATCCGGGCAGATGATATAGCTTCTGCGGTGTCAACTTCATCTGCTCCAGTGGTGGCAAATGGTGATGCTAATTCTGCGAATTTGGATGATAAGATATGGGAGCGCTTATCAGAGACTTCTTGTAGTTTCTGCTCACAACCTTTGCCCAGCTTACACTACGAGTCACAAAAGGAG GCAGACATTGCTCTTTGTTCGGATTGCTTCCACAATTCAAGATTTGTTACTGGGCATTCAAGTTTAGATTTTCAGAGAGTGGATGGGATGAAGGATCGATCAGACACTGATGGGGACAGATGGACTGATCAGGAAACTTTACTGTTGTTAGAAGGCATAGAGAAGTACAATGATAACTGGAATCATATTGCGGGGCATGTTGGAACAAAGTCAAAAGCACAAtgtattcaacattttatttgtCTCCCAGTGGAAGATGGTTTGTTAGAGAACATTGAAGTGCCAGAAGCATCCCTTCCATCCAGGATGCAAAGCAATGGATTTTTGAATTCAGATTCCAATGGCAGTACTTCAG GTTGTTTACCTCAAAGTAGCCAACCTGGAAACCAAATTCCATTCATTAATTCTGCTAATCCAGTCATGTCACTG GTTGCATTTTTGGCCTCTGAAGTAGGACCAAGGGTTGCAGCAGCCTGTGCAAGTGCAGCGTTATCGGTTTTGACAAGAGATGATTCCAG GATGTGTTCAGAAGGCATCGATGGTGTGGGTCATGCTGCTCATCTAAATTATG GACCCTCATCATCCATCTCTCCTGAAACTGTCAAACATGCTGCCATGTGTGGCTTGTCAGCAGCGGCAACAAAGTCCAAACTTTTTGCAGATCAGGAGGAGCGCGAAATTCAGAGATTAGCTGCTACCATCATAAATCATCAG CTAAAGAGACTGGAGTTGAAGCTGAAGCAGTTTGCGGAGGTTGAGACCATGCTCTTGAAGGAAAGTGAACGGTTTGAGCTGACGAGGCAGCAGCTGGCAGCTCAGCGCGTCCGAATATTATCTACCCGGTTACCTTCCTCAGGTGGCACTCTACCCGGAGGTGGCAGCACCATGGTTTCAAACCCAATGAATCAGGCTGCTGGTCTTAGACCGCCGATGATGCAGGGCTCAATGCCGCAGTCCAGCATGCCAGCGATGTACGCCAACCACATGCAGGGGCATCCCCAGATGGCTGCTCTGCTGCAGCAGCGTCAACAGATGCTCTCGTTCGGGCCTCGCCTGCCGCTCTCAGCAATCCACCCTGGCACATCATCCTCGTCGGCACCCAGTATGATGTTCAACCCTGGTATGCCCAACTCGTCGGCTCCTAATCACCACCCGCTGTTGAGACCACCTTCAGGGAACAATTCAAATGTAGGTTAA
- the LOC117862437 gene encoding replication factor C subunit 2: MAPLVPMSQPWVEKYRPRQVKDVAHQEEVVRVLTNTLQTADLPHMLFYGPPGTGKTTTALAIAYQLYGPELYKSRVLELNASDDRGINVVRTKIKDFAAVAVGTARKAGYPCPPYKMIILDEADSMTEDAQNALRRTMETYSKVTRFFFICNYISRIIEPLASRCAKFRFKPLSEEVMSSRIMHICNEESLNLDAQALSTLSAISQGDLRRAITYLQSAARLFGSSISSSDLISVSGVIPEDVVKSLLAACRSGEFDVANKEVSNIIADGYPVSQLMAQFLDVIVSADDIPDEQKARICKKLGETDKCLVDGADEYLQLLDVASETIRALFDMPQTLVF; the protein is encoded by the exons ATGGCGCCGCTCGTGCCGATGTCGCAGCCGTGGGTGGAGAAATA CCGGCCAAGGCAGGTCAAGGATGTGGCGCACCAGGAGGAGGTCGTCCGGGTGCTCACCAACACCCTCCAGACCGCTGAT CTGCCACACATGCTGTTCTACGGCCCGCCGGGCACCGGGAAGACCACCACTGCACTCGCCATTGCCTACCAGCTCTACGG TCCAGAGCTGTACAAGTCAAGAGTTTTGGAGCTCAATGCTAGTGATGATCGTGGAATTAATGTGGTGAGGACGAAAATCAAGGattttgctgctgttgctgttggtACTGCACGGAAAGC TGGTTATCCCTGCCCACCTTACAAGATGATTATACTTGATGAAGCTGATTCGATGACAGAAGATGCCCAG AATGCTTTGAGGCGTACTATGGAGACTTACTCAAAAGTGACCAGATTCTTTTTTATATGCAACTATATCAGCAG GATAATAGAACCACTTGCATCTAGATGTGCAAAGTTTAGGTTCAAGCCTCTTTCAGAAGAAGTGATGAGCAGTCGTATTATGCATATATGCAATGAAGAAAGTCTCAATCTTGATGCTCAG GCGCTGTCCACACTGAGTGCCATTTCTCAAGGTGATCTTCGTCGTGCTATAACCTATCTTCAG AGTGCAGCCCGCTTATTCGGATCTTCTATCTCTTCCAGTGACCTGATCAGTGTTTCTGGG GTTATCCCTGAAGATGTTGTGAAGTCACTGCTTGCAGCCTGCAGATCTGGTGAATTTGATGTTGCAAACAAGGAAGTTAGCAACATCATCGCAGATGGATATCCAGTCTCCCAGCTGATGGCACAG TTTCTAGATGTAATTGTTAGTGCGGATGATATTCCAGATGAGCAAAAGGCAAGGATATGTAAAAAGCTTGGGGAAACTGATAAG TGCTTGGTCGATGGGGCAGATGAGTATCTACAGCTTTTGGATGTTGCCAGCGAGACAATTCGTGCTCTTTTCGACATGCCACAAACGCTGGTCTTCTAA
- the LOC117862438 gene encoding F-box protein At5g07610-like: protein MEEGSPAPAPAATAYLHDDDVVEILARLPAKQLHRFKCVSRTWRRLITDPAHSRRLAQTLSGLFFSLGYEAGPPCFAGLHTPPPPGVDTALSFLPPSCGEIELLDSCNGLLLLRCSRSRRSTRIPFYVVCNPATGNWATLPQPSHAPGERGYDDELMANKNTCNAALGFDPAASSHFHVLQLVEKEDQYEDIVVAMEIYSSETGIWVFKEPRAGDE from the coding sequence ATGGAGGAAGggagcccggcgccggcgccggcggccacggcctacctccacgacgacgacgtcgtcgagaTCCTCGCGCGGCTGCCGGCCAAGCAGCTCCACCGCTTCAAGTGCGTCTCCCGGACCTGGCGCCGCCTCATCACGGACCCCGCCCACTCCCGCAGGTTGGCGCAGACCCTGTCGGGCCTCTTCTTCTCCCTTGGTTACGAGGCCGGTCCGCCCTGCTTCGCCGGTTTGCACACGCCTCCGCCTCCTGGAGTCGACACGGCTCTCTCCTTCCTGCCCCCCAGCTGCGGCGAGATCGAGCTGCTCGATTCCTGCAACGGGCTCCTACTCTTGCGATGCTCGCGCTCCCGCAGGTCAACTCGGATCCCCTTCTATGTCGTGTGCAATCCGGCCACCGGAAACTGGGCTACCTTGCCCCAACCTAGCCACGCCCCAGGGGAGAGGGGCTATGATGATGAACTCATGGCAAACAAGAACACCTGCAATGCTGCACTAGGCTTTGATCCGGCTGCCTCCTCGCATTTCCATGTGCTTCAGCTGGTGGAAAAGGAGGACCAATATGAGGATATCGTCGTGGCGATGGAGATTTACTCATCCGAAACTGGCATATGGGTTTTCAAGGAGCCGCGCGCCGGGGACGAATGA
- the LOC117864893 gene encoding uncharacterized protein, whose amino-acid sequence MVQEHYYDEDLFVVAVEIYSSETGIWVFKESRWSEWDIRFTGQMTYFNGFLHFCIASNAVASVDTQGQAWRVSRVRHNAVYGYSSSISHSQGRLLYVDNNVWQNDTLSIYILEDHNSEEWTWAFKQSIYKPDLFGPRPAQGGWDYYIAAFHPNGDLVFFYDERSL is encoded by the exons ATGGTGCAGGAGCATTACTACGACGAGGACTTGTTTGTCGTGGCGGTGGAGATTTACTCATCCGAAACTGGCATATGGGTTTTCAAGGAAAGCAGATGGAGTGAGTGGGACATCCGATTCACCGGACAGATGACCTATTTCAATGGCTTCCTGCACTTCTGCATCGCCTCCAACGCGGTGGCCTCGGTGGATACACAGGGCCAggcgtggagggtctcccgtgtgcggcacaatGCAGTTTATGGCTATAGCTCTTCTATCAGCCATTCTCAGGGGCGCTTGCTTTATGTTGATAACAATGTCTGGCAGAATGATACCCTGTCAATCTATATTCTCGAGGACCACAACAGCGAGGAGTGGACATGGGCCTTCAAGCAAAGTATCTACAAGCCGGATCTATTTGGACCAAGACCAGCACAAGGGGGCTGGGACTACTACATAGCTGCATTTCATCCAAACGGCGATTTGGTTTTCTTCTATGATGAGC GTTCCTTGTGA
- the LOC117864064 gene encoding nifU-like protein 1, chloroplastic has translation MATAAAAAAAGAAQFAPSTSSSSMVGHGVRVASWPRGSPTPRLVAAMSAGRRRLQAVARSVADLHTVVQLPLTVGNVESVLDKVRPYLIADGGDVALHKIDGSVVRLKLQGACGSCPSSVTTMKMGIERRLIENIPEISAVERVSDKEMGLKLSPANVQKVLAEIRPYLAGTGGGKLEFIKIVGPIVKVRLTGRAAGVKTVRVALAQKLREKIPSVAGIRVVS, from the exons atggcgacggcggcggccgccgccgccgcgggcgcggcgcaGTTTGCGCCGTCCACTTCCTCCTCGTCCATGGTTGGGCATGGC GTGAGGGTCGCGTCGTGGCCGCGTGGGAGCCCTACGCCAAGATTGGTTGCCGCCATGTCCGCTGGCCGCCGGCGTCTGCAAG CAGTTGCTCGATCTGTTGCCGACCTGCATACAGTGGTACAATTGCCACTAACCGTTGGAAATGTCGAGTCGGTTCTGGATAAAGTGCGCCCGTATCTAATAGCAGATGGAGGCGACGTCGCCTTGCATAAGATTGATGGGAGTGTGGTGAGGTTAAAGCTTCAGGGAGCATGTGGTTCGTGTCCAAGCTCAGTGACAACAATGAAGATGGGCATCGAGCGGCGCTTGATAGAGAACATACCAGAGATCAGTGCAGTTGAACGTGTTTCGGATAAGGAGATGGGGCTTAAGCTAAGTCCAGCTAATGTGCAGAAG GTACTAGCTGAAATCAGACCATACCTTGCTGGCACAGGAGGTGGCAAGCTTGAGTTCATCAAGATTGTTGGCCCCATTGTTAAAGTCCGGCTCACAGGCCGCGCTGCAGGTGTGAAGACTGTTCGAGTGGCGCTAGCTCAGAAGCTCAGAGAGAAGATCCCATCAGTCGCAGGCATCCGTGTAGTGTCGTAA
- the LOC117864063 gene encoding transmembrane 9 superfamily member 1, whose amino-acid sequence MLPSSRAARGRGLGLGCLLLGLALTLASLLALAAASEADHKYKAEEPVKLWVNKVGPYNNPQETYNYYSLPFCQLSENPIHKWGGLGEVLGGNELIDSQLDIKFLRNEEKGFICTLELDSKKVQQFADAIENSYWFELFIDDLPLWGFVGETDKNSENKHYLYTHKNILVKYNENRIIHVNLTQESPKLLEAGKKLDMTYSVKWVATDVSFARRFEVYLDYPFFEHQIHWFSIFNSFMMVIFLTGLVSMILMRTLRNDYAKYAREDDDLESLERDVNDESGWKLVHGDVFRPPRSLMFLSALVGIGTQLAALILLVIVLAIVGMLYIGRGAIITTFIVCYALTSFISGYVSGGLYSRNGGKNWIKAMVLTASLFPFLCFSIGFALNTIAIFYRSLAAIPFGTMVVMFVLWAFISFPLVLLGTVVGRNWSGAPNNPCRVKTIPRPIPEKKWYLTPSVISLMGGLLPFGSIFIEMYFVFTSFWNYKVYYVYGFMLLVFVILLIVTICVTIVGTYFLLNAENYHWQWTSFFSAASTALYVYLYSIYYYHVKTKMSGFFQTSFYFGYTLMFCLGLGILCGAIGYVGSTLFVRRIYRNIKCD is encoded by the exons atgctcccctcctcccgcgccgcccgtggccgcggcctcggcctcggatGCCTCCTGCTCGGCCTCGCCCTCACTCTCGCGTCcctgctcgccctcgccgccgcctccgaggCCGACCACAAG TACAAAGCTGAAGAGCCAGTTAAGCTCTGGGTGAATAAAGTTGGCCCTTACAACAACCCTCAAGAAACTTACAACTATTACAGCCTTCCATTTTGTCAACTATCTGAGAACCCTATACATAAATGGGGTGGCCTTGGAGAGGTCCTGGGTGGAAATGAGCTGATTGATAGTCAGCTTGACATAAAGTTCTTAA GAAATGAGGAGAAGGGCTTCATTTGTACACTTGAGCTAGATTCTAAAAAGGTTCAGCAGTTTGCTGATGCTATTGAGAACTCATATTGGTTTGAATTATTCATAG ACGATCTGCCTCTTTGGG GTTTTGTTGGGGAGACTGACAAGAACAGTGAAAACAAGCATTATCTTTACACCCACAAGAACATCCTTGTTAAATACAATGAGAACAGG ATAATTCATGTAAATCTCACCCAAGAGTCTCCTAAGCTTCTTGAAGCTGGTAAGAAGCTGGATATGACATATTCAGTGAAGTGGGTCGCAACAGATGTGTCATTTGCACGTCGTTTTGAAGTGTACCTGGACTATCCTTTCTTTGAACACCAG ATTCACTGGTTCTCCATTTTCAACTCCTTTATGATGGTTATTTTCCTAACTGGTTTGGTTTCAATGATATTGATGCGGACTTTGAGAAATGATTATGCTAAATATGCTCGTGAAGACGATGATCTGGAGTCCCTG GAGAGAGATGTTAATGATGAATCAGGATGGAAGCTTGTCCATGGTGATGTATTTCGGCCTCCCCGAAGTTTGATGTTTCTTTCTGCACTTGTTGGTATTGGCACCCAGCTGGCAGCTCTTATCCTACTTGTGATTGTGTTGGCCATCGTTGGCATGTTATACATCGG GCGAGGGGCTATCATCACAACCTTCATTGTGTGCTATGCTCTTACATCGTTCATTTCTGGATATGTTAGCGGTGGTCTTTACTCAAGGAATGGTG GCAAAAACTGGATTAAAGCTATGGTCCTTACAGCATCCCTCTTTCCGTTCCTGTGTTTTTCAATTGGCTTCGCACTGAATACAATTGCTATCTTCTACCGCTCATTAGCAGCAATACCATTCGGCACAATGGTTGTCATGTTTGTACTTTGGGCTTTCATCTCCTTTCCCTTGGTGCTTTTGGGAACTGTCGTTGGTAGGAACTGGAGTGGTGCTCCTAACAACCCCTGCCGAGTAAAGACTATTCCACGGCCTATTCCTGAGAAGAAGTGGTACCTTACACCTTCTGTCATCTCGTTGATGGGTGGACTGCTTCCCTTTGGCAGCATCTTCATTGAGATGTACTTTGTCTTCACGTCATTCTGGAACTACAAG GTGTATTATGTCTATGGTTTCATGTTGCTGGTCTTCGTCATCCTTCTAATAGTCACCATCTGTGTCACTATTGTGGGTACTTATTTCTTGCTGAATGCCGAGAACTATCATTGGCAATGGACTTCGTTTTTCTCTGCAGCATCAACTGCTCTGTACGTGTATCTATACTCCATCTACTACTACCATGTGAAGACAAAGATGTCAGGCTTCTTCCAGACAAGTTTCTACTTTGGCTACACATTGATGTTCTGCCTTGGTCTAGGCATACTTTGCG GTGCTATTGGGTATGTAGGGTCAACTCTCTTTGTAAGGAGAATCTACAGAAATATCAAATGTGATTAA